In Syntrophorhabdaceae bacterium, the sequence GGTAACACATGGGACAACAGGATAGCGGATACAGTGCCGGGTCTATTCTTCTTACATTCTTCCTCGGTGCAATTGTCGGTGCCGGCGTTGCACTGCTCGTTGCACCAAAAACAGGTGAGGAGACACGTAGAAAGATAAAGGAACTTGCCGAAGACGCGAAAGAAAAGGCCGAAGATTACATAGTGCAGGTAAAGGGCAAGGCGACCACCTATGTTGACAAGGGAAAGGAGATCCTGGAAAAAGAGAAGACCCTGATTGCAGATTATGTTGACAAGGGAAAGGAATTCGTAGAAAAGGAAAAATCTATCATCTCAAAAGCGGTCGAGGCCGGCAAGGAAGCGTACGAAAAAGAGAAAAAATCTTAACAACCGGTCCCCTCTTTTTCAGGTGCGCAAAGCTTATCAGGAGAAGCCAATACAGAAGGCAGAAGGTTTTCGTAACGGTATTTTGCCTGAACAATGACAGATAAAAGGTTTTATTTCATCATCCTCTCGTTTCTTGTTCTGGCGCTTGGTTACCTGAGCTACCTCATCCTGAAACCCTTTCTGTCTTCCATCATGTGGGCCATTGTGTTCTCCATAGTGTTTTATCCCCTCTATGCCTTCATCCTCAAGCGCCTGAAATGGAAACACCTGGCCTCCCTGATAACCCTCATTATCATCCTGCTCCTTATCCTTGGGCCCTTTTCCTACCTTTCCTTCATTCTGACGCAGGAAATCGTCGCAATGATGGGAAAGATTGAACAAGGAACCCTCGATCCTATGGGCACCATTATGCAGCACCCCTATATCAATGACATGTTGAGCAAGATGCTCTCCTTCTTCAACGTGTCTGAAGGGCAATTTCAGAAGGTCCTCATTGATATGATCTCCCAGATCGGCAAGGCATCCACGGGCTTCATCAAAAGCGGCCTGGGGAATATTGCGTCCGCGGCAATCGATTTCATATTCATGATATTATCCATATTTTTTCTTCTCGAAGACGGTCCCAGGTTTGTAGAAAAGGTAGGGGACTATATGCCGTTTTCGAAGAAGCAGAAAGAAAAGATCCTTACGCAGACAAAAGGCATCGTTGTTTCCACGATATATGGCGGCGTGACCGTTGCGGTAGTTCAAGGGATTATAGGGGGCTTTGCCTTTGCCATCCTGAAGGTGCCGTCCCCTGTTGTATGGGGAACTGCCATGTTCATTGCATCCTTTATACCTTTGGTCGGCACCTTTGTGGTATGGGGGCCCGCCGTGCTTTATCTTCTTTTACAGGGCCATCTCTGGAAAGGCATCATCCTGATGCTGATCGGTGTCTTTGGCATCAGTGCGGCAGACAATGTCCTGAGGCCGCTCATCATCCGCGGTAAGATGCAGATGCCGATCCTGGCCATCTTCTTCAGCATACTCGGGGGGATCAAGCTTTTTGGCTTTATCGGTTTTATTATGGGACCTCTCGTGCTCGCCCTCTTCGTGTCGGTTTTTGAGATCTTCAGATATACGGAAGAAGAGCTGATGGAGCGGCATGGGAAATAGAATATCGCTCACGGCTCATAGTTCATAGCTCATAGCGGAAACAAGCACGAAATCCTAAGCACCAAATCCTAAACAATATTAAAATACAAATATCAAATGTTCGAAACGTATTGTCATCGCGAGGAACGAAGCGACGTGGCGATCTCAGAGTATAATCTATTGAATGAGATTGCCGCGCTTCGCTCGCAATGACACTGCGCCGCGCCCTGCGGGCTCGCAATGACAAGGCTATCTAATTTAACTATTTTGATATTTGAACATTTGAACTTGTTTAGTGCTTCGATATTCGAATTTAGAATTTGCCATGAGCTATCAGCCATGAGCTATGACCTACGGGCTACATCAAGGATCTTTCTCCTGCGGCAAGCGCCTCCAGCATCTCCCTGTCCCGCATCTCTATCGTGCGCCCCTTCATGGCAATGCAACCCTGGTCAACCATCTTTTTGAGAATCCGTGATAATGTTTCAGGGATGGTTCCCAGAAGACTTGCCAGCTGTCCCTTGGAGATAGTCAGCTCGAAGTTCTCCTGGCTATCTTTGTCACCGCTGAGATAGAGAAGGTACGCTGCCAGCCTCTGGGGCACCTCCTTAAGCGAGAGATCCTCGATGAGGCTGGTGAAGCGTTTGAGGCGTATGGAAAGCGTTCCGAACATATTCATCGCGATGGACGGGTCCTGTTGAATAAGCGCTATAAAGGCCGCCCTCGGTATGAAGACAATCCTGCTTTCCCTGAGGGCCTCGGCGTGCGCAGGAAGTGTGCCCCCGGAGAACATGGCAACCTCCGCGAAAGGTTCCCCGGGTTCGATAACGTGGAGTATCTGCTCCTTGCCTTCCGGCGATAGCTTGTAAATCTTCACGCGACCCGTGACAACTATATAAAAACCATCTGCCTTATCACCTTCGGTAAAGATCATCTGTCCGTTGGTAAAAGAATGTTCCGTAACTATCCTGGTCAGTTTATCGATCTGTGATTCGGGCAACCCCTGAAAGAGCGGGTTTTTTGCGAGAAAATCATGAACTCTCATGCTACCCTTTTTATACAACCGGTGAAAAAAAAATACAACACGAAGCTTACCTTTATATCATTATAGAAAAAAACGATTGTTTCATGTATGATGAATAGTGGTACATTGACACGGGGATGCATATCTGACGCACGCAAAAGGAGAGACCATGAAAAAACCAAAGATCCTTGTCCTGATGGGGAGTGAAAGTGATCTCCCCGTTATCGAAGAGGGGCTGCAATTTCTCAAAGAGGCTGGCGTACCCTTCAAGGTGGATATATCCTCTGCGCACCGTAATCCGGATAAAACGGCCCAGCATGCAAAGAATGCCCGTTCAGAGGGTATCGAGGTTATCATCGCCGTTGCCGGCATGGCTGCTCACCTGCCCGGCGTCATCGCGTCACACACGACCCTGCCTGTCATAGGGGTCCCGACAAGTAGTGGAGCCCTCAAGGGCATAGACGCCCTCCTCTCGATTGTACAGATGCCAAAGGGTATTCCGGTGGCAACGGTGGGCCTTGACGCAGGAAAAAACGCAGCCATTCTTGCATGCACAATACTCTCCATTAAGCATGATGAGATATACCTGAAGATCAGGAAGATGAGAGACGGCCTGAAAGAGGAGAATGAGAAAAAGGCTGCAAAACTCAAGAGGTCTTTTAAAAAGTAACGATGGCACATTGCACGGGAGACCTGAAGTATGCTTCAAACGTATGCAAAGAATTGACAAGGGATTAACCATCTGATAAGGTTTTTAACATGTTAAATTCCATAACTGACATTGAGGGTATAAAAGTAGGACACGTGTCCGATCCCGTCGGCTGCACCGGTTGCACGGTCATTCTCTGTGAAAATGGTGCGGTATGCGGGATAGACGTACGGGGAAGCGCATCCGGCACACGGCAGGTGGATGCACTCAACATCAGCCATATCGTTGAACAGGTGCATGCCGTCCTGCTCTCCGGCGGCAGTTCCTTTGGTCTCGATGCTGCAACCGGTGTTGTCCGCTTCCTCGAGGAGAAAGGTGTCGGTTTTGATGTCGGCATCGCAAAAATCCCGATTGTCCCTACGGCAGTGATATTTGACCTCTTTATGGGCAACCCGAAGGCAAGACCGACCCCTGAGATGGGCTATCAGGCCTGTCTGAACGCCGGGCTGGAGGTAGGGGAGGGAAGCGTTGGAGCGGGTACGGGAGCCACGGTGGGCAAGCTCTTCGAGCTCCCAAGGGCAATGAAGGGAGGGCTCGGGACCTGCAGCATTATAATGCCCGACGGCCTGAAGGTGGCCGCTCTCGTTGTTGTCAATGCCTTTGGGGATATTATCGATAATGTTACCGGAAAGATCATCGTTGGCGCCAGGACCGCGGAAAAGAGCCTGGAGTTTGCCAATACGGTCAACAGTATAAAACAGGGACATGTGAAAAAACAGTTTGGTATCGTGAATACGACACTTGGCGTTGTGGCAACGAACGCACGTTTTAACAAGCGGGAGATAACGAAGGTCGCGCAGATGGCTCAGGGCGGGCTTATCAAGACAATAAGTCCTGTCCATACGACATTCGATGGCGATCTTGTTTTTGCGGTCTCTGCGGGGACCGTTGAGGCGGATATCAACAAGGTCGGCGTTCTTGGCGAGTTCGTTATTGCCGAGGCGATTAAAAGGGCGGTCAAAAAGGCCGATGGTTTTGGGATTATTCCGGCCTTCAAGGATATTACCAAAGGCTGGAAGACAACCTGATGAATAGATGAACGGAGAAGCTGGAGCTTGAACCCCGGTCGTAGTGCCTGCAGGAGATAGAAGAATATGGATGATTATCAAAAGATTGCCGGATTGATCAGGGAGCGTGGACATGTTGTTGCCTTTACCGGCGCCGGCATATCGGTAGAAAGCGGGATACCCGCATTTCGTGGCGGCCAGGGATTATGGGAAAAGTACGACCCGATGGAGTATGCCCATATCAACGCATTTGCCGGTGATCCGGAAAAGGTCTGGGTCATGCTCAGGGAGATGTCGGAGGTTATCTTTCAATCAGAGCCAAGCCCCGCGCATGTTGCCCTGAATAACCTTGAGAAGAAAGGTTTTCTGAAAGCAGTGATCACCCAGAACGTTGACGGCCTTCACCATGTTGCCGGCAATACGAATGTCATAGAATATCACGGTAATCACCGGTGGCTTGTCTGTATGAGTTGCAGAAAGCGCGTCCCCCTTACCCCTGAACTGGTGGGTGTTTATCCCTATCCCCGGTGCGAGAAGTGCAACAAGGCGCTAAAACCGGATGTGGTCTTTTTCGGCGAAGGTATCCCGATGGTCGAGATGATCAGGGCCAATGAAGAAGCAAATAAATGCAAGGTCATGTTTATTATAGGCACATCAGGCGTTGTCTACCCTGCCGCCGATATCCCCTATGTCGCCAAATCCAACGGGGCGACGATCGTTGAGGTAAACGTTGAGTCAACGCCGTTCACCTCGTCGATCACCGATTACTTTCTCTCCGGAACAGCATCCCAGGTATTGCCGAAGATCGTGGAACTGATGGAATAGATATTTTTATCATGAAACACACATACGTTGTAATCATGGCAGGAGGCAAAGGGGAACGATTCTGGCCACTGAGTACCGGCAGCGTCCCCAAGCCATTCCTGAGCGTAACCGGCGGCAAGACCCTCATCCAGTTGACGGTCGAAAGGGCGGTGAGGATTGTCCCGAAAACGAATATAAGTATTGTCCTCGAAAGGAAACACCTCGCCATTGCAAGACGGCAACTTCCTTCCTTGCCGCCAAGTAATTTCATTGTTGAGCCTGAAGACAAGGATACGGCGCCCTGCATCGGCCTCGCGGCGATAGCCCTCCTGAGGAAGGACAGCAAAGCCACCATGATCGTCCTGCCGGCAGACCATTACATAACGGATATCGATGGGTTCGCAAGGACCATCAAAGACGGGGTGAAGGTTGCGCAGACAGGCGACCACCTTGTTACTATCGGGATAAGGCCGACAAGGCCCGAAACAGGATACGGTTACATCCGTGTCTCTGAGAAGTTTCATCCAACAGAGGATGTTCAATACTGCAGGGTGGAGCATTACGTTGAAAAACCGGACATCCGGCGCGCAAAGACATATTGTAAGGATGAAAGTTATTACTGGAATACAGGTATCTTCATATGGCAGGCAAAGACCATTATGGAATCCATGAGATACCATATGCCCGAGCTTCATAAAGGGCTGCTGCAAATCAGCAGTTGTCCGGATATAAACAAAAAGGCGATGATCAGCAGGATCTTCAGGGGGTTCGAAAAGCTCTCGATAGATTACGGACTGATGCAAAAGGCCGGCAATGTACTGATGGTCCCTGCGCGTTTTATATGGGACGATATCGGTACCTGGACCTCGCTTTCGCGGGTGTCCAAACCCGACGAACACGGCAATTACAAAACAGGCAACATCATCAGCGTTGACACAAAGGATTGCGTGATCCACGGCGGCGATGTGGCGATAGGTACCATAGGGGTCTCCGACCTTGTCATCGTTGCCACGAAAAACGGTATCCTTGTCTGTGATATCGACAGGGTACAGGAAGTGAGGGAGATAGCCCAAAGACTATCGGCAAAAGCAGATAAAGTAAGCAGTAGGAAGTAGGTAGATAAACATAAAAAACCTTTCTGCATAGTGCGTACTGCCTACTGATTTTTACTTTTACAAAACAAGGGGGGATTTCAGGTGATTTCAAAGGTTACTACAGCCACAGTATATGGTATAGACGGCATCAAGATCGATGTGGAGGTTGATATATCCTATGGACTGCCGGCGTTCAGCATCGTAGGATTGCCGGAGACCTCTGTCAGGGAGAGCAAAGAACGGGTGAGGGCCGCTATAAAAAACAGCGGCTTTGAATTCCCCAATGACCGCATTACGATAAACCTTGCCCCGGCCGATGTCAGGAAAGAAGGCTCCTCTTTTGACCTGCCGATCGCCATTGGCATCCTCACCGCCATGGGGATCATGAAAGAAGAGGAGGTCAGTGGTTATCTCGTTGCCGGTGAGCTGTCACTCGACGGAAGGATCAAGGGTGTCCGTGGTATTTTGCCTATTACGATGCTTGCGAACAAGGAAGGATACAGGAAGATAATTGTTCCCCTGGAGAATGGACACGAAGCATCTATCGTAAAGGGTATCCAGGTTTACGGCACCAGTCATATACTCGACATTGTCCATTTTTTCAAAGGGGAAAACGACCTGCAGAGTTTTGCCTCCCACAGCGGACCAGGGGATGTCGACACCCGCAAAGATGGTCTTGATTTTTCTGACATCAAGGGACAGCCGCAGGCAAAGAGGGCCCTTGAGATCGCTGCAAGCGGTGGTCATAACGTCCTCATGATAGGCCCTCCGGGCTCAGGCAAAACAATGCTTGCCAGGAGGATCCCGACGATCCTCCCCCGATTGCACTATGAAGAGGCAATTGAAGCGACAAAGATCCACAGCATCGCCGGCTTTTTGAGCTCCCGCGGATCCCTCCTGACCGACAGGCCCTTCAGGGCCCCTCATCATACCATTTCAGATGCCGGCTTGATAGGCGGCGGCCACGTACCAAAACCCGGGGAGGTCAGTCTTGCCCATGGCGGCGTTTTGTTTCTTGATGAATTTCCGGAGTTCAAAAGGAATGCCCTCGACGCCCTCCGCCAACCGCTGGAAGACGGACACGTGACCATCTCAAGGGTTACCCACACCATTACATTTCCCGCGCGGTTTATGCTTGTAGCCGCCATGAACCCATGTCCCTGCGGTTATTTCGGGGACACGCGAAAGGCCTGTATATGCAACGGATCCCAGATACACCGCTACAGATCAAAGGTCTCCGGACCTCTTCTGGACAGGATGGACATACATATCGAGGTGCCTCCCGTTACGATACGGGAACTTTCTCTGGACAGGGAAGAGGAGCCTTCAGAAAGGATACGAAAAAGGGTCACTGACGCGCGAACCATACAGGAAGGCAGGTTCCGCGACAGGAAGATTTATGCCAACAGTCAGATGGCCGTAAGGATGGTGAAAAGATACTGCACTCTCAACGGAAACGCAGGGAACCTCTTAGAGAAGGCCGTTGAAAAATTCGGTCTGTCCCCCCGTGCTTACCACAGGATTTTGAAGGTTGCCCGCACCATCGCCGACCTCGAACGATGCGACCGCATCGAAGAGCCACACATCGCGGAGGCAATCCAGTACAGGGTGCTCGATAAACGGCTAACAATTTAAAAGAAAAGGGAAATACCAATCCACGATCAAAAAATGTATACATTTTTTTCATATTTCTCTTGACATACATTTGACCGTTTATTAAAAAACATGATAAAGGGGGTTACAGTGGGAAGTGTCAGGGGACACAGAGCACCACCTAACCGTTATCTTTCCAAGGATCATCTTGGAGCACAATCCATATGATGTCTGTTCTATATTCTAAATCTGCCACATTATGGTGGCGTGGGAGAGATCACTATGCCTGAAACAATCGAAAAGGTCCTTAAAAAACATGGCCGGACGCCTGATGAGCTGATACCGATCTTGCAGGATGTTCAGAAGGAGTTTGGCTATATAGCGCCCGAATCGGTGAAGAAGATCTCCCGTTACCTCAAGGTTTCGGAGAACCAGATCTACGGCGTTTCATCGTTCTACGCGCAGTTTCGTTTTACTGAGCCGGGTCGTCATGGAGTCAAGGTGTGCCTCGGAACGGCCTGCCATGTCCGGGGAGGCGCGACCTTGCTTGAGATGCTGGAAAGGGGATTGGGTATCAGTTGCGGACAGACAACTGACGATAAACGTTACGACCTCGAACGCGTTGCATGCCTGGGATGCTGCGCGCTTTCTCCTGTCGTTCAGATCGATCGTGACATCTACAGCAGAATGACAGTGAACAGATTAACGGAGCTATTGAAAGAATATGAATAAGCTAACCAAACACATTGTATCGGCAAAGAAAAAATGGGAGCTGCTCCAGGATAACAAGGAACCGATCATCTATGTGGGGGCTGCCTCATGCGGGAGGGCTGCCGGCGCCCTTGACCTTTTAACAGAGATCAACGCATATCTGAAGGAGCACAACGTCAAGGCGAAGGTCATGCAGGTAGGATGCATCGGGCCGTGCTACCTTGAGCCGCTCATTGATATCAAGATGCCGGGGCAGCCGCGGGTAAGCTACGGCAACGTCAATGCCAAAACACTTTCCATGATCCTGAAATCCCATCTCCTGGAAGGCGTTCCTCACGCGAAACTCGCCCTCGGCCATTTCGGCAAGGAACCCCTTGACGGGATACAGCCTTTCTATGAGCTGCCGATGCTGAAACCTCAGGTACGGATCGTCCTTCGGAACTGCGGTCTCATCGACCCCGAGGACATTGACCAATACCTTGCAGTAGACGGTTACCAGGGTTTTATGAATGCCCTGAAGATGAAGCCGGAGGATGTCATAGGTGTAGTCCATCAGGCAGGCCTTCGCGGTCGCGGAGGCGCCGGGTTTCCGACTTTCAGGAAGTGGACCGTCTGCAGGAACTCGCCGGGCGAACAGAAATACCTGATCTGCAATGCCGATGAAGGGGACCCCGGCGCATTCATGAACAGGTCCCTTATTGAATCTGATCCCCACGCGGTCCTCGAAGGGATGCTTATCGCCGGTTACGCTATCGGGGCGAGTAAGGGGATCGTATACATCAGGGCCGAATATCCCCTTGCGATAGACCGTTTAAAAGCCGCCATTCAGCAGATGCGGGAATACGGCGTGCTTGGAAAGAATATCCTTGGTTCCGGTTTCAGTTTCGATATCAGGATCAAGGAAGGCGCAGGGGCCTTTGTATGCGGCGAAGAGACGGCGCTCATCGGTTCCATAGAGGGCAAGAGGGGTATGCCGAAATCCCGTCCGCCTTTTCCGGCAGTATCGGGTCTTTTCAAGTCCCCTACGATCATCAACAACGTAGAAACCCTGGGAACGCTGCCGAATATCCTGAGGAACGGGGCCGAGTGGTACAACAAGTTCGGGAAGGAAGGCAACAGGGGTACAAAGACCTTCTCTCTCGTCGGCAAGATCCGCCGCCCCGGCCTGATCGAGGTCCAGCTCGGGACGCCGCTCCGGGAGATCATCTTCGATATCGGTGGAGGCGTCCAGAAGAACTTTAAGGCTATCCAGACAGGAGGCCCGTCAGGCGGGTGTCTTTCGGAGGAATTCCTCGATCTCCCTGTTGATTATGAATCACTCGCCGCTGCCGGTTCGATCATGGGCTCCGGCGGTCTCATCATCATGGACGATGATACCTGCATCGTTGACATTGCTAAGTATTTTCTTGATTTTACCCAGAAGGAATCCTGCGGGAAATGTGTGCCCTGCCGTGTCGGCACAAGACACATGGTGGAGATCCTCGACAGGATAACCCATGGCGAGGGGAATCCGGAAGACCTCCTGGCACTGAGGACCCTCGGTGATACCATCAAGAAAGGGGCGCTTTGCGGCCTTGGCCAGACTGCACCGAATCCGGTGCTTACGACGCTCCGGTACTTCAGGAATGAGTACCTTGACCATATTAAAGATCACCGGTGCCGTGCAACGGTCTGTAAAGATCTCATCGAGTACCGGGTTATTAAGGAAAAGTGTACCGGTTGCCAGTCATGCGTCAGGGTTTGCCCGACGGGGGCGATTACGGGCCCGCGGTCAGAACCACACAACCTTGATGCGACGAAGTGTATCAAGTGCCGTTCCTGTTACGAAGTTTGTCGGCATGATGCAATTGCAGGAGACGCAATTGTTATTCGGTCAGCGGAGAAGACAACATGACAAAAGAAAAAAGGCTATTCATTACCATTGACAACAAAAAGATAGAGGTTCGCCCGAATATTACCATCCTCCAGGCAGCGCGGGAAAACGACGTCTATATCCCATCGCTGTGCATCCTCGAACATCTGCCCTCCTACGGCGCATGCAGGTTGTGTGTCGTTGAGGTGGATGGTTTACGGGGATTCCCGACATCCTGTACGACCCCCGTTGAAGACGGGATGGTCATTCGCACCGATACAGCGGAGATACGGTCGTTACGGCAGGAGGTGCTGAAGCTCCTCCTGAGCGAACATCCGGCAAGCTGCCTTTTCTGTACGGAACAGAAAGAATGCAAGGACTACCAGGGGACGATCCGGAAGGTAGGCGTCACGACGGGCTGCCGTTATTGTCCCAATGATAACCGCTGTGAGCTCCAGCTCATTACCGAGAAGGTAGGCCTCACAGAGACATCGTACCCGGTCTATTACCGGAATTTTCCCGTTGAAAAGGACGACCCCTTTTATGACC encodes:
- a CDS encoding NADH-quinone oxidoreductase subunit NuoF, with protein sequence MNKLTKHIVSAKKKWELLQDNKEPIIYVGAASCGRAAGALDLLTEINAYLKEHNVKAKVMQVGCIGPCYLEPLIDIKMPGQPRVSYGNVNAKTLSMILKSHLLEGVPHAKLALGHFGKEPLDGIQPFYELPMLKPQVRIVLRNCGLIDPEDIDQYLAVDGYQGFMNALKMKPEDVIGVVHQAGLRGRGGAGFPTFRKWTVCRNSPGEQKYLICNADEGDPGAFMNRSLIESDPHAVLEGMLIAGYAIGASKGIVYIRAEYPLAIDRLKAAIQQMREYGVLGKNILGSGFSFDIRIKEGAGAFVCGEETALIGSIEGKRGMPKSRPPFPAVSGLFKSPTIINNVETLGTLPNILRNGAEWYNKFGKEGNRGTKTFSLVGKIRRPGLIEVQLGTPLREIIFDIGGGVQKNFKAIQTGGPSGGCLSEEFLDLPVDYESLAAAGSIMGSGGLIIMDDDTCIVDIAKYFLDFTQKESCGKCVPCRVGTRHMVEILDRITHGEGNPEDLLALRTLGDTIKKGALCGLGQTAPNPVLTTLRYFRNEYLDHIKDHRCRATVCKDLIEYRVIKEKCTGCQSCVRVCPTGAITGPRSEPHNLDATKCIKCRSCYEVCRHDAIAGDAIVIRSAEKTT
- a CDS encoding YifB family Mg chelatase-like AAA ATPase, whose amino-acid sequence is MISKVTTATVYGIDGIKIDVEVDISYGLPAFSIVGLPETSVRESKERVRAAIKNSGFEFPNDRITINLAPADVRKEGSSFDLPIAIGILTAMGIMKEEEVSGYLVAGELSLDGRIKGVRGILPITMLANKEGYRKIIVPLENGHEASIVKGIQVYGTSHILDIVHFFKGENDLQSFASHSGPGDVDTRKDGLDFSDIKGQPQAKRALEIAASGGHNVLMIGPPGSGKTMLARRIPTILPRLHYEEAIEATKIHSIAGFLSSRGSLLTDRPFRAPHHTISDAGLIGGGHVPKPGEVSLAHGGVLFLDEFPEFKRNALDALRQPLEDGHVTISRVTHTITFPARFMLVAAMNPCPCGYFGDTRKACICNGSQIHRYRSKVSGPLLDRMDIHIEVPPVTIRELSLDREEEPSERIRKRVTDARTIQEGRFRDRKIYANSQMAVRMVKRYCTLNGNAGNLLEKAVEKFGLSPRAYHRILKVARTIADLERCDRIEEPHIAEAIQYRVLDKRLTI
- the purE gene encoding 5-(carboxyamino)imidazole ribonucleotide mutase; its protein translation is MKKPKILVLMGSESDLPVIEEGLQFLKEAGVPFKVDISSAHRNPDKTAQHAKNARSEGIEVIIAVAGMAAHLPGVIASHTTLPVIGVPTSSGALKGIDALLSIVQMPKGIPVATVGLDAGKNAAILACTILSIKHDEIYLKIRKMRDGLKEENEKKAAKLKRSFKK
- a CDS encoding mannose-1-phosphate guanylyltransferase, which encodes MKHTYVVIMAGGKGERFWPLSTGSVPKPFLSVTGGKTLIQLTVERAVRIVPKTNISIVLERKHLAIARRQLPSLPPSNFIVEPEDKDTAPCIGLAAIALLRKDSKATMIVLPADHYITDIDGFARTIKDGVKVAQTGDHLVTIGIRPTRPETGYGYIRVSEKFHPTEDVQYCRVEHYVEKPDIRRAKTYCKDESYYWNTGIFIWQAKTIMESMRYHMPELHKGLLQISSCPDINKKAMISRIFRGFEKLSIDYGLMQKAGNVLMVPARFIWDDIGTWTSLSRVSKPDEHGNYKTGNIISVDTKDCVIHGGDVAIGTIGVSDLVIVATKNGILVCDIDRVQEVREIAQRLSAKADKVSSRK
- a CDS encoding NAD-dependent deacylase — encoded protein: MDDYQKIAGLIRERGHVVAFTGAGISVESGIPAFRGGQGLWEKYDPMEYAHINAFAGDPEKVWVMLREMSEVIFQSEPSPAHVALNNLEKKGFLKAVITQNVDGLHHVAGNTNVIEYHGNHRWLVCMSCRKRVPLTPELVGVYPYPRCEKCNKALKPDVVFFGEGIPMVEMIRANEEANKCKVMFIIGTSGVVYPAADIPYVAKSNGATIVEVNVESTPFTSSITDYFLSGTASQVLPKIVELME
- a CDS encoding AI-2E family transporter; its protein translation is MTDKRFYFIILSFLVLALGYLSYLILKPFLSSIMWAIVFSIVFYPLYAFILKRLKWKHLASLITLIIILLLILGPFSYLSFILTQEIVAMMGKIEQGTLDPMGTIMQHPYINDMLSKMLSFFNVSEGQFQKVLIDMISQIGKASTGFIKSGLGNIASAAIDFIFMILSIFFLLEDGPRFVEKVGDYMPFSKKQKEKILTQTKGIVVSTIYGGVTVAVVQGIIGGFAFAILKVPSPVVWGTAMFIASFIPLVGTFVVWGPAVLYLLLQGHLWKGIILMLIGVFGISAADNVLRPLIIRGKMQMPILAIFFSILGGIKLFGFIGFIMGPLVLALFVSVFEIFRYTEEELMERHGK
- a CDS encoding YtxH domain-containing protein translates to MGQQDSGYSAGSILLTFFLGAIVGAGVALLVAPKTGEETRRKIKELAEDAKEKAEDYIVQVKGKATTYVDKGKEILEKEKTLIADYVDKGKEFVEKEKSIISKAVEAGKEAYEKEKKS
- a CDS encoding NAD(P)H-dependent oxidoreductase subunit E yields the protein MPETIEKVLKKHGRTPDELIPILQDVQKEFGYIAPESVKKISRYLKVSENQIYGVSSFYAQFRFTEPGRHGVKVCLGTACHVRGGATLLEMLERGLGISCGQTTDDKRYDLERVACLGCCALSPVVQIDRDIYSRMTVNRLTELLKEYE
- a CDS encoding P1 family peptidase; this encodes MLNSITDIEGIKVGHVSDPVGCTGCTVILCENGAVCGIDVRGSASGTRQVDALNISHIVEQVHAVLLSGGSSFGLDAATGVVRFLEEKGVGFDVGIAKIPIVPTAVIFDLFMGNPKARPTPEMGYQACLNAGLEVGEGSVGAGTGATVGKLFELPRAMKGGLGTCSIIMPDGLKVAALVVVNAFGDIIDNVTGKIIVGARTAEKSLEFANTVNSIKQGHVKKQFGIVNTTLGVVATNARFNKREITKVAQMAQGGLIKTISPVHTTFDGDLVFAVSAGTVEADINKVGVLGEFVIAEAIKRAVKKADGFGIIPAFKDITKGWKTT
- a CDS encoding Crp/Fnr family transcriptional regulator, encoding MRVHDFLAKNPLFQGLPESQIDKLTRIVTEHSFTNGQMIFTEGDKADGFYIVVTGRVKIYKLSPEGKEQILHVIEPGEPFAEVAMFSGGTLPAHAEALRESRIVFIPRAAFIALIQQDPSIAMNMFGTLSIRLKRFTSLIEDLSLKEVPQRLAAYLLYLSGDKDSQENFELTISKGQLASLLGTIPETLSRILKKMVDQGCIAMKGRTIEMRDREMLEALAAGERSLM